A single genomic interval of Megalobrama amblycephala isolate DHTTF-2021 linkage group LG17, ASM1881202v1, whole genome shotgun sequence harbors:
- the LOC125251875 gene encoding E3 SUMO-protein ligase ZBED1-like — protein MAALKTPETLKAAIWHHFGFRSNKENELDKSKAICKACQMEVKYCGNTTNLRNHMMRHHQDIISKPATGPQQMTLKQTLQLPTNSERSVKITEAIAGFICKDMRPYSVVENVGFRRLMKVMEPNYVIVSRKHLSEEVIPNMYQTVKDGVVCKLKTAERVGITSDTWTSVATESYMSVTAHYIDELWNLVSYVLQTTEVQTDHRSVSLAEMLTKAMEEWGLLSKDPAIVTDNAANMICAVEITGLTHVGCFEHIINLASQAGLKLPNVARLLGRVRHIAKFFHRSTTATRILKEKQKLLQLNAHKLKIDVVTRWNSTLEMLERFLEQQPAISAALLSPDVRRNEKDLCSLKEEDITDAEDVVRALKPMKTATQVMSEEKCPTLSVMAPLHALLLKEMTSLPEDSRVVKDTKDEIKKNLSTRYVNQKDMLYVASAIDPRFKALPFLNEEERDRTFSRLQTEAVCGMEEDAYNQDAVADEVDGVEEEVEPQPPAPKQFKQSSALESLLGEAYRPQQEVGPQKTKAAEAEDEIKRYRAGRPAGLQDNPLIWWWENEKEYPLLARMAKRYLCVPGTSVTSERVFSTAGDIITAKRSCLTPGHVNELLFLQKNLSIPE, from the exons ATGGCAGCTTTGAAAACTCCAGAAACGCTAAAAGCGGCGATCTGGCACCATTTCGGGTTCAGAAGCAATAAAGAGAACGAGCTTGACAAAAGCAAAGCAATTTGCAAAGCCTGCCAAATGGAGGTGAAGTATTGTGGAAATACTACTAATCTCAGGAACCACATGATGCGACATCATCAAGACATCATATCCAAGCCCGCCACCGGACCGCAACAGATGACACTGAAACAAACTCTACAACTACCAACTAATTCTGAACGCTCTGTCAAAATAACTGAGGCGATTGCGGGCTTCATTTGCAAAGATATGCGCCCATATTCTGTTGTTGAGAATGTGGGATTCAGGCGGCTAATGAAGGTAATGGAACCAAATTATGTCATTGTGTCTCGCAAACATCTGTCTGAAGAAGTGATCCCCAACATGTACCAGACAGTAAAAGATGGTGTAGTGTGTAAGCTTAAGACCGCAGAGAGGGTGGGCATTACGAGTGACACCTGGACATCCGTAGCTACGGAATCTTACATGAGTGTGACAGCACACTACATAGACGAGCTCTGGAACCTCGTGTCTTACGTGCTGCAGACAACCGAAGTTCAAACGGACCATCGCTCTGTCAGTCTAGCTGAAATGTTAACCAAAGCTATGGAGGAGTGGGGGCTGCTGAGTAAAGACCCAGCCATAGTCACTGACAACGCGGCGAATATGATCTGTGCGGTTGAGATTACGGGGCTAACCCACGTCGGCTGCTTCGAGCACATAATCAACCTGGCCTCGCAAGCCGGTCTCAAACTGCCGAATGTTGCACGCCTTCTTGGGAGAGTAAGGCACATCGCAAAGTTCTTTCATCGCAGTACAACGGCCACCCGTATCCTCAAAGAAAAGCAGAAGCTACTGCAGCTGAATGCACACAAGCTCAAAATTGATGTGGTGACTCGTTGGAACAGTACACTAGAAATGCTTGAGCGCTTTTTAGAGCAACAACCCGCGATCTCTGCCGCTCTGCTCTCACCTGATGTGCGGAGAAATGAAAAGGATCTTTGCAGCCTGAAGGAAGAGGACATAACAGATGCAGAAGATGTGGTCAGAGCTCTAAAGCCAATGAAGACAGCCACTCAAGTGATGTCAGAAGAAAAGTGCCCAACTCTCTCAGTGATGGCACCTCTGCATGCTCTGCTGCTGAAAGAGATGACCAGTCTCCCAGAAGACTCCAGAGTTGTTAAGGACACGAAGGATGAGATCAAGAAAAACTTAAGCACAAG GTATGTAAACCAGAAGGACATGCTGTACGTAGCTTCAGCTATTGATCCACGTTTCAAAGCTCTGCCATTCCTGAATGAGGAGGAGCGAGACAGGACCTTCTCCAGACTCCAGACTGAAGCAGTGTGTGGGATGGAGGAAGATGCATATAAT CAAGATGCTGTTGCTGATGAAGTTGATGGAGTGGAGGAAGAGGTGGAACCCCAACCTCCGGCACCCAAGCAATTCAAGCAATCCAGTGCTTTGGAGTCTCTCCTTGGGGAAGCCTACAGACCACAACAGGAAGTAGGACCACAGAAAACTAAAGCGGCAGAGGCAGAAGACGAGATCAAAAGGTACAGGGCAGGGAGACCTGCGGGACTGCAGGACAATCCTCTCATCTGGTGGTGGGAGAATGAAAAGGAGTATCCTCTTTTGGCTCGCATGGCAAAGCGATATCTCTGTGTCCCAGGAACCAGCGTCACATCTGAGAGGGTTTTTTCGACTGCAGGTGATATCATTACTGCCAAAAGAAGTTGCCTTACCCCTGGGCATGTCAATGAGCTACTGTTCCTGCAGAAGAATCTTTCCATTCCTGAGTGA